The sequence below is a genomic window from Chthoniobacterales bacterium.
AGCAGACGCTTCGTTTTCGCGCTTCTCCTGTTTTTTGCACGCCCTCTTTTTGCCGAGGACTCGATTAGAGATGTCGAATTCGTCAAAGAGCAGAACGGCGATGCCATTACGCTGATCGCCAAAAGCAAATACGTCTCCGAATTCACCGTCACTCTGGAGGCCACCCTCGAGAACATGACTCCGTCCCGGCCCGTGCCGTTCACGGTGGAGTCCGCCGGCCGAAGCTCTTTCGTTCTCGTTCGTTTCGAGCGAAATGACAAAACGAAACGCTTTCGTTACGACTACCGCCCTTATTGCCAATTTGGCGCCCGCCGCTCCACCACCAGCAATGACGCGGACTACGCCATGCCTTTTGGGCCGGGCCGTTACGTTGTCATGCAGGGACCGCGCGGCACCTTCAGTCACTTCGCCGGATCGGGCAGTGAGAATGCGGTGGATTGGACAGTCCCCGAAGGCACGATCGTCTGCGCCGCGCGGGATGGCCGCGTCGTCGGGGTAAAGCAGGATTCGAACATTGGCGGCGCGGATCGAAGTTTTCGGCCCTTCGCCAATTATGTCATCGTCAAGCACGCCGACGGCACGTTTGCCGAATACGTCCATCTGCAAAAGGATGGCGCCATGGTGAAGCTGGGCGATGAAGTCACCACCGGCCAGCCGATTGGGCTTTCCGGTCAAACCGGATTTGCCAGCAAGCCGCATCTCCATTTCGACGTCTTCCAGGCCATCGACGGGAAACGGAAGCAGAGCTTGCCGTTCCGATTAAAGACCAATCACGGCACCTTCACCGATTTCGTTCGCGGGCAGGCGTACTAGGTGGATCGCGCACTACGTCGCGCGATGCCAAAAAAATATCGAGCGCAGAGCTCCCGATCCACTCTTCTGTAGCCGCTTCGCTGCGCGAAGCGTTGTAGCGCACACTGCACACTGCACGTCGCCCGCAGGGCGACGGCTACAGAAGAAATCTCTACCAGATGTTCACCCTCTGGTCCTTCGGCCGCGCCATCGGCGAGCCGTCCGGAATATCGAACGCCTTCTGGAACTCTTCGAAGTTCGAGAGCGGAATATTAGCGCGGAAGCGGCCCGGCGAATGCGGGTCCGTGGCCAGCCGCAGCTTCAGATCCTCGTCCCGCTGCGTGTTCCGCCAAATCTGGGCGTAACCGAGGAAGAACCGCTGCTCCGGCGTAAACCCGTCGATCTTCGGCTGCGGACCTTTCTTGGCCAGCGCCTTCTTGAACGCCATGAATGCGATCTTCACTCCGCCGATGTCGGCGATGTTTTCGCCCTGGGTCAGTTCGCCATTGATATGCACGTTCGGCAACGGCTCGGCGGCAGCGTATTGCGCCACCACTACCTGTCGCCGCTTGTCGTACTCGTCCGCCGACGCTTTCGTCCACCAATCCCGCAGGTTGCCGACCGCGTCATATTGGCGGCCCTGGTCGTCAAACCCGTGCGTCATTTCATGGCCGATCACCGCGCCCATGCCGCCATAGTTAACGGCGTCGTCCGCTTTCGGATCGAAGAAGGGCGGTTGGAGAATGCCGGCCGGGAACACGATCTCATTCATGTTCGGGTTGTAGTAGGCGTTTACAGTCGGCGGCGTAATGCCCCACTCGGTCCGATCAACCGGTTTGCCGATTTTTTTCAAGAGCCGATCGATCTCGAACATGTCGGCGCGCAGGACATTTTGAACGTAGGAG
It includes:
- a CDS encoding M23 family metallopeptidase; amino-acid sequence: MSRRFVFALLLFFARPLFAEDSIRDVEFVKEQNGDAITLIAKSKYVSEFTVTLEATLENMTPSRPVPFTVESAGRSSFVLVRFERNDKTKRFRYDYRPYCQFGARRSTTSNDADYAMPFGPGRYVVMQGPRGTFSHFAGSGSENAVDWTVPEGTIVCAARDGRVVGVKQDSNIGGADRSFRPFANYVIVKHADGTFAEYVHLQKDGAMVKLGDEVTTGQPIGLSGQTGFASKPHLHFDVFQAIDGKRKQSLPFRLKTNHGTFTDFVRGQAY